The Saprospiraceae bacterium genome includes a window with the following:
- a CDS encoding ROK family protein, translated as MFFLLKCLILEKQKLYKRAIIKEMFFAGPSTLAELSDKTDKSIPFVTKLLNELKDEKVIIEDNTSVFTVGRPAQYYSILNDYKYIIAVALDQYITRISIVDMSRSLVRDIAKYELKIDNDPKTLQSLVNIINHYIKECGIPRNKIVGVGIGMPGFVDVKKGVNHSFFSFSDNILEKNLEASIGLKVLIDNDSSLIALAEHKYGAAKDRKNVMVLNIGWGVGLGMIINGAIFRGDRGFAGEFSHLPLFNNDKMCSCGKMGCLETETSLLVITKKAIAGIQNGTPTVLKELSLDDVDQSIKKIIDAAINGDKFSVSLISDAGYHIGRGIAILVHLLNPELVLISGRGSRAGKLWITPIQQALNEHCIPKLAEHLEIQISELQYNAELLGAAALVMENYNIIDHRKVGKLSPRKSLTL; from the coding sequence ATGTTTTTTTTATTAAAGTGTTTAATTTTGGAAAAGCAAAAATTGTATAAGAGGGCAATCATTAAAGAAATGTTTTTCGCAGGACCTTCTACACTTGCAGAATTAAGTGACAAAACCGACAAGAGCATTCCATTTGTAACTAAACTACTCAATGAATTAAAAGATGAAAAGGTAATAATCGAAGATAACACATCTGTATTTACTGTAGGAAGGCCAGCGCAATATTATTCCATCCTTAATGATTATAAATATATCATTGCAGTAGCTTTAGACCAGTATATCACTAGAATATCTATTGTGGACATGTCCCGAAGTTTAGTAAGAGATATTGCAAAATATGAATTAAAAATTGACAATGATCCCAAAACGTTGCAATCTCTGGTAAATATTATTAATCACTATATTAAAGAATGTGGCATTCCCCGAAATAAAATTGTAGGAGTCGGTATAGGAATGCCAGGTTTTGTCGATGTAAAAAAAGGGGTAAATCACTCATTCTTTAGTTTTTCAGACAATATTCTTGAAAAAAATCTGGAAGCATCTATCGGACTCAAAGTACTGATTGATAATGATTCCAGCCTTATAGCATTAGCAGAACACAAATATGGGGCCGCCAAAGACAGAAAGAATGTAATGGTTTTGAACATTGGTTGGGGTGTGGGACTCGGAATGATCATCAATGGAGCCATATTTCGTGGAGACAGAGGTTTTGCAGGAGAATTCAGTCATCTTCCGCTATTCAATAATGACAAGATGTGCAGCTGCGGGAAAATGGGATGCTTAGAAACTGAAACGTCCTTACTGGTCATCACAAAAAAAGCAATCGCGGGCATCCAGAATGGAACCCCAACTGTATTGAAAGAATTATCATTGGATGATGTGGACCAATCTATCAAAAAGATAATTGACGCTGCAATAAATGGCGATAAATTTTCTGTCAGTTTGATTTCAGATGCAGGATATCATATCGGACGTGGCATAGCCATTCTTGTCCATCTTTTAAATCCCGAATTGGTACTTATCAGCGGTCGAGGTTCACGAGCAGGAAAGTTATGGATCACCCCAATACAGCAGGCGCTCAATGAACATTGTATTCCCAAATTAGCAGAACATCTTGAAATCCAAATTTCTGAACTTCAATATAATGCTGAACTTTTGGGTGCTGCAGCTTTGGTTATGGAAAATTACAATATCATTGATCATAGAAAAGTCGGAAAATTGTCACCAAGAAAGTCGTTAACACTTTAG
- the ygiD gene encoding 4,5-DOPA dioxygenase extradiol — translation MDRKEFLKAMGLLPLLGCSMKSNELNKLNEKLPATEKLPALFLGHGSPMNAIEENDFVRGFRSIGSGIERPKAILCISAHWETNGTYVTAMENPKTIHDFGGFPKELFDVQYPAPGNPALAIETQAMIKSTNVQLDQNWGLDHGAWSVIKHLYPAADIPVIQMSLDYSKPPSYHYELAKELSALRSKGILIIGSGNMVHNLGMIAWDKMHLPAYGYEWANEASDQMKKYISQKNHLNLINYTNQGKAWKLAIPSPEHYLPLLYILALQEENEHSEFFNDTAVARSLTMTSVKIG, via the coding sequence ATGGATCGTAAAGAATTTTTAAAAGCCATGGGCTTACTGCCCCTTTTGGGATGTTCCATGAAATCGAATGAACTAAATAAATTAAACGAAAAATTACCTGCAACGGAGAAATTACCGGCATTATTTCTGGGGCATGGCAGCCCGATGAATGCTATAGAAGAAAATGATTTTGTTCGTGGTTTCAGGTCAATTGGCTCAGGAATCGAGCGACCCAAGGCCATTTTGTGTATTTCTGCACATTGGGAAACCAATGGCACTTATGTCACAGCCATGGAAAACCCGAAGACTATTCATGATTTTGGTGGATTTCCGAAGGAATTGTTCGATGTCCAATATCCTGCACCCGGCAATCCTGCATTGGCAATAGAGACTCAAGCCATGATCAAAAGCACTAATGTTCAACTGGACCAAAATTGGGGTCTTGATCACGGAGCCTGGAGTGTTATCAAACATTTATATCCGGCAGCCGATATTCCTGTGATACAAATGAGTCTCGATTACTCTAAACCACCTTCTTACCATTATGAACTTGCCAAAGAACTTTCTGCACTTCGCAGCAAAGGCATTTTGATAATAGGTAGTGGTAATATGGTGCATAATCTGGGGATGATCGCCTGGGACAAAATGCACTTGCCAGCTTACGGATATGAATGGGCCAATGAAGCATCAGATCAAATGAAAAAATACATCAGTCAAAAAAATCATCTTAATCTGATCAACTATACAAACCAAGGCAAGGCCTGGAAACTTGCCATTCCATCACCAGAACATTACCTGCCCCTACTCTACATACTGGCTCTTCAGGAAGAAAATGAGCATTCTGAGTTTTTTAACGATACTGCAGTGGCGCGATCACTCACCATGACATCAGTTAAGATAGGATAG